One stretch of Jiangella gansuensis DSM 44835 DNA includes these proteins:
- the coaA gene encoding type I pantothenate kinase encodes MPVVHDSSPFVDLSRADWARLRDETPLSLTAAELEELRGLGDFVDLDEVREVYLPLSRLLNLRLRAAARLHEATTTFLGGFAERTPFVIGIAGSVAVGKSTTARLLRLLLARWAEHPRVSLVTTDGFLLPNAELSQRGLMQRKGFPESYDRRALLRFVSAVKSGEPVVTAPVYSHLTYDIVPDEEITVESPDILLIEGLNVLQPARPRPDGVSGLAVSDFFDFSIYVDASPKDVRRWYVERFLRLRETAFQRPESYFRRYGDLDHDAAVKQAEQLWDTINGPNLAQNILPTRGRATLTLSKGPDHAVRRIRLRKI; translated from the coding sequence ATGCCTGTTGTCCACGACTCCTCGCCGTTCGTCGACCTGTCCCGCGCGGACTGGGCCCGGCTGCGTGACGAGACCCCGCTGTCGCTCACGGCGGCGGAGCTGGAAGAGCTGCGCGGCCTCGGCGACTTCGTCGACCTGGACGAGGTTCGCGAGGTCTACCTGCCCCTGTCGCGACTGCTCAACCTGCGGTTGCGAGCCGCCGCCCGGCTGCACGAGGCCACCACGACGTTCCTGGGCGGCTTCGCCGAGCGGACACCGTTCGTCATCGGCATCGCCGGATCGGTCGCCGTCGGCAAGTCGACGACGGCCCGCTTGCTGCGGCTGCTGCTGGCGCGCTGGGCCGAGCACCCGCGGGTCTCGCTGGTCACCACCGACGGGTTCCTGTTGCCGAACGCCGAGCTGTCACAGCGCGGACTGATGCAGCGCAAGGGCTTCCCGGAGTCCTACGACCGGCGCGCGCTGCTGCGTTTCGTGTCGGCGGTGAAGTCCGGCGAGCCGGTGGTGACGGCGCCGGTGTACTCGCACCTGACGTACGACATCGTCCCCGACGAGGAGATCACGGTCGAGAGCCCGGACATCCTGCTGATCGAGGGGCTCAACGTGCTGCAGCCGGCGCGGCCCCGCCCGGACGGCGTCTCCGGCCTGGCGGTCAGCGACTTCTTCGACTTCTCCATCTACGTCGACGCCTCGCCGAAGGACGTCCGCCGCTGGTATGTCGAGCGGTTCCTGCGGTTGCGTGAGACCGCGTTCCAACGGCCGGAGTCCTACTTCCGCCGCTACGGCGACCTCGACCACGACGCGGCGGTCAAGCAGGCCGAGCAGCTGTGGGACACCATCAACGGCCCCAACCTGGCGCAGAACATCCTGCCCACCCGCGGCCGGGCCACCCTCACCCTCTCCAAGGGCCCGGACCACGCCGTGCGGCGCATCCGCCTACGCAAGATCTGA
- a CDS encoding GNAT family N-acetyltransferase, translating to MQIRPINAPDDDFAAWYEVYAAAREADYPGGPHWLERELKVIYEGTEQHGSRLWLAEDGGRAVGAALLGLPLRDNLTLGEPEIYVRPGHWRRGIGSALLQEIEDAAKAAGRTSLLTYLEGPAGAPANSGTAFAEKNGFSRRITEISRVQRPPFDLDAITAAEEAARPYAAGYRIVTWRDNVPDEYLDEYARLQARLSTDAPLGDLEYEAEVWDEARIRTGEARRARMRRGSWNAAAFAPDGSMAGLTVITLSVDSDECGFQDTTIVDPAHRGHRLGLLVKAANVRALLADRPGVQAVWTWNADSNAHMIAINETLGYRVAGWSAGYQKSA from the coding sequence GTGCAGATCCGACCGATCAATGCTCCTGACGACGACTTCGCGGCCTGGTACGAGGTCTACGCAGCCGCGCGCGAAGCCGACTATCCCGGTGGCCCGCACTGGCTCGAACGCGAGCTGAAGGTCATCTACGAGGGCACCGAGCAGCACGGGTCACGCCTGTGGCTGGCCGAGGACGGCGGACGGGCCGTCGGTGCCGCGCTGCTGGGACTGCCGTTGCGCGACAACCTCACGCTCGGGGAGCCGGAGATCTACGTACGGCCCGGGCATTGGCGCCGTGGCATCGGCTCGGCACTGCTGCAGGAGATCGAGGACGCCGCCAAGGCCGCCGGGCGCACCAGCCTGCTCACGTACCTCGAGGGTCCGGCCGGTGCGCCGGCCAACTCCGGCACCGCGTTCGCGGAGAAGAACGGCTTCAGTCGCCGCATCACCGAGATCTCGCGTGTGCAGCGTCCGCCGTTCGACCTCGACGCCATCACGGCGGCGGAGGAGGCAGCGCGCCCGTACGCCGCCGGCTACCGCATCGTCACCTGGCGCGACAACGTCCCGGACGAGTACCTCGACGAGTACGCGCGCCTGCAGGCGCGGTTGAGCACCGACGCGCCGCTCGGCGACCTCGAGTACGAGGCAGAGGTGTGGGACGAGGCCCGCATCCGCACCGGAGAGGCCCGTCGTGCGCGGATGCGGCGTGGCTCCTGGAACGCCGCCGCTTTCGCACCCGATGGCAGCATGGCCGGCCTCACCGTGATCACGCTCTCCGTCGACAGCGACGAGTGTGGTTTCCAGGACACCACCATCGTCGACCCGGCGCACCGGGGTCATCGGCTCGGCCTCCTGGTCAAGGCCGCCAACGTGCGCGCGTTACTGGCCGACCGGCCGGGCGTCCAGGCTGTCTGGACCTGGAACGCCGACTCCAACGCTCACATGATCGCCATCAACGAGACGCTCGGCTACCGGGTTGCCGGCTGGTCCGCGGGCTACCAGAAGTCGGCCTGA
- the glmM gene encoding phosphoglucosamine mutase: MARLFGTDGVRGLANSDLTAELALDLSVAAAHVLGETGSFGNGRPVAVVGRDPRASGEFLEAAVVAGLASAGADVLKVGVLPTPAVAFLTGMLDADLGVMLSASHNPMPDNGIKFFAKGGQKLDDAIEDAIEARLREPWNRPTGAEVGRVRDHPEGVETYISHVVGTAPTRLDGLRVVVDCAHGAAYRAAPEALRRLGADVITVCAEPDGLNINHNCGSTHLDVVAAEVVAAGADVGIAHDGDADRCLAVDNTGEVVDGDQILAVLALAMRAQGTLRRDSVVATVMSNEGFRLAMRSAGIEVIDTAVGDRYVLEAMKAGGYSLGGEQSGHVVMLDHATTGDGVLTAVHLLAQVASSGRSLAELASVVQRLPQVLINVKGVDKGRVALDEGVRAAVAEAEAELGDTGRVLLRPSGTEPLVRVMVEAATAEQADAVARRLAATVQAELAL, translated from the coding sequence GTGGCCCGTCTCTTCGGCACCGATGGCGTGCGCGGCCTGGCCAACTCCGATCTCACCGCTGAGTTGGCCCTCGACCTCTCCGTCGCCGCGGCGCACGTCCTGGGCGAGACCGGCTCGTTCGGCAACGGGCGCCCGGTGGCTGTGGTCGGCCGTGATCCACGCGCCTCCGGCGAGTTCCTCGAGGCCGCCGTCGTGGCAGGCTTGGCCAGCGCCGGCGCCGACGTCCTCAAGGTCGGCGTGCTACCTACACCGGCCGTCGCGTTCCTGACCGGCATGCTCGACGCCGACCTCGGCGTCATGCTGTCGGCCAGCCACAACCCAATGCCCGACAACGGCATCAAGTTCTTCGCCAAGGGTGGTCAGAAGCTCGACGACGCCATCGAGGACGCCATCGAGGCCCGGTTGCGTGAGCCGTGGAACCGGCCCACCGGCGCCGAGGTCGGCCGCGTGCGCGACCACCCGGAAGGTGTCGAGACCTACATCTCGCACGTCGTCGGCACGGCACCGACCCGCCTGGACGGCCTGCGCGTCGTCGTCGACTGCGCGCACGGTGCGGCGTATCGGGCCGCCCCCGAGGCGCTGCGCCGGCTTGGCGCGGACGTCATCACCGTCTGCGCCGAGCCCGACGGGCTGAACATCAACCACAACTGCGGTTCCACCCACCTCGACGTGGTGGCCGCCGAGGTCGTCGCGGCCGGTGCCGACGTCGGCATCGCCCACGACGGTGACGCCGACCGCTGCCTGGCGGTGGACAACACCGGCGAGGTGGTCGACGGCGACCAGATCCTGGCCGTCCTGGCGCTGGCCATGCGGGCTCAGGGCACCCTGCGCCGCGACAGCGTGGTGGCGACCGTCATGTCCAACGAGGGCTTCCGGCTGGCCATGCGCTCGGCGGGAATCGAGGTCATCGACACCGCCGTGGGCGACCGGTACGTCCTGGAGGCCATGAAGGCCGGTGGCTACTCGCTCGGCGGTGAGCAGTCCGGCCACGTGGTCATGCTCGACCATGCCACCACCGGCGACGGAGTGCTGACCGCGGTGCACCTGCTCGCCCAGGTCGCCTCGTCGGGACGGTCGCTGGCCGAGCTGGCCTCCGTCGTGCAGCGGCTGCCGCAGGTGCTCATCAACGTCAAGGGCGTCGACAAGGGCAGGGTCGCGCTCGACGAAGGCGTCCGGGCCGCCGTGGCGGAGGCGGAGGCAGAACTGGGCGACACCGGCCGGGTTCTGCTGCGCCCGTCCGGCACCGAGCCGCTGGTGCGGGTTATGGTCGAGGCGGCCACCGCGGAGCAGGCCGACGCCGTCGCGCGCCGGCTCGCCGCCACCGTGCAGGCCGAGCTCGCCCTCTGA
- the rpsI gene encoding 30S ribosomal protein S9, with the protein MTETTVDQLDTEETPQSYTSESAPSRTSAIEPAAATGRRKQAIARVRIAPGSGNWTINGRPLEAYFPNKVHQQLVSSPLVDLELSESYDIVARIDGGGVSGQAGALRLGIARALNAADTENNRPALKKAGYLTRDARVTERKKAGLKKARKAPQYSKR; encoded by the coding sequence ATGACTGAGACCACCGTCGACCAGCTCGACACCGAAGAGACCCCGCAGAGCTACACGTCCGAGTCCGCGCCGTCGCGCACCTCGGCCATCGAGCCCGCGGCCGCCACCGGCCGGCGCAAGCAGGCCATCGCCCGGGTCCGGATCGCTCCGGGCAGCGGCAACTGGACCATCAACGGCCGCCCCCTCGAGGCGTACTTCCCGAACAAGGTGCACCAGCAGCTGGTCAGCTCGCCGCTGGTCGACCTGGAGCTGTCGGAGAGCTACGACATCGTCGCCCGCATCGACGGCGGCGGCGTCAGCGGTCAGGCCGGCGCGCTGCGGCTGGGCATCGCCCGGGCGCTCAACGCCGCCGACACCGAGAACAACCGTCCGGCGCTGAAGAAGGCCGGCTACCTCACCCGCGACGCCCGGGTCACCGAGCGTAAGAAGGCCGGACTGAAGAAGGCCCGTAAGGCTCCTCAGTACAGCAAGCGCTGA
- the rplM gene encoding 50S ribosomal protein L13, whose amino-acid sequence MRTYSPKPGDVQRQWHVIDATDIVLGRLASQTATLLRGKHKPVYAPHVDTGDFVIVVNAEKVALTGHKREQKIDYRHSGRPGGLRSTTYEELLEKNPRRAIEKAVKGMLPHNSLGRQMLSKLKVYAGPEHPHQAQQPVPYEIGQVAQ is encoded by the coding sequence GTGCGCACGTACAGCCCCAAGCCCGGCGATGTCCAGCGCCAGTGGCACGTCATCGATGCCACCGACATCGTGCTCGGCCGGCTCGCCAGCCAGACCGCGACTTTGCTGCGCGGCAAGCACAAGCCTGTGTACGCGCCGCACGTCGACACCGGTGACTTCGTCATCGTCGTTAACGCGGAGAAGGTTGCGCTCACCGGCCACAAGCGCGAGCAGAAGATCGACTACCGGCACTCCGGCCGGCCGGGCGGTCTGCGCTCCACCACCTACGAAGAGCTGCTCGAGAAGAACCCGCGTCGCGCCATCGAGAAGGCCGTCAAGGGGATGCTCCCGCACAACAGCCTGGGCCGGCAGATGCTGTCCAAGCTGAAGGTGTACGCGGGCCCGGAGCACCCGCACCAGGCCCAGCAGCCCGTGCCGTACGAAATCGGCCAGGTCGCGCAGTGA
- a CDS encoding citrate synthase/methylcitrate synthase, with amino-acid sequence MTASGSIQVPRGLAGVVVTETALGDVRGREGFYHYREYSAVELAEARTFEDVWHLMVIGRLPPAAESEAFAARVAALRRLPDTVAAALPAIVRAGSGAGAGLMAGLRTTLSLTGAAAGFRPVFDLDPEQRRTDALLACAVTPTLLAALYRLGHGLDPVEPREDLGHAANYLYMLTGQEAAPEHARAIEQYLISTIDHGFNASTFTARVIASTGADVAACLAGAVGALSGPLHGGAPSRALDSLDAIGTPERIEPWVRERVLAGDRIMGFGHPVYRTEDPRSRMLRGIAQRFGGPLVEFAVEVERQVEAILAELKPHRELHTNVEFYAGVVMEQCGLPREMFTPTFAVARVVGWAANILEQAADTKIIRPAARYVGPPPPARLP; translated from the coding sequence ATGACGGCATCGGGTTCGATCCAGGTCCCGCGCGGGCTGGCCGGCGTGGTCGTCACGGAGACGGCGCTGGGTGACGTCCGCGGCCGGGAGGGCTTCTACCACTACCGCGAGTACTCGGCCGTCGAGCTGGCCGAGGCCCGCACGTTCGAGGACGTCTGGCACCTGATGGTCATCGGCCGGCTGCCCCCGGCGGCGGAAAGCGAGGCGTTCGCCGCCCGGGTGGCGGCGCTGCGACGGTTGCCGGACACGGTGGCCGCTGCGCTGCCGGCGATCGTGCGTGCCGGTTCTGGCGCCGGCGCCGGTCTGATGGCCGGGCTGCGCACGACGCTGTCGCTGACCGGTGCGGCTGCCGGGTTCCGGCCCGTATTCGACCTCGACCCCGAGCAGCGCCGCACCGACGCGCTGCTGGCCTGCGCCGTCACCCCGACACTGCTCGCGGCGCTGTACCGGCTGGGCCACGGCCTGGACCCGGTCGAGCCACGCGAGGACCTGGGGCACGCCGCGAACTACCTGTACATGCTGACCGGCCAGGAAGCCGCGCCCGAGCATGCGCGCGCCATCGAGCAGTACCTCATCTCCACCATCGACCACGGCTTCAACGCCTCCACGTTCACCGCCCGCGTCATCGCATCCACCGGCGCGGACGTCGCGGCCTGCCTGGCCGGCGCCGTCGGCGCGTTGTCCGGCCCGCTGCACGGCGGCGCCCCCAGCCGGGCGCTGGACTCCCTGGACGCCATCGGGACGCCGGAGCGCATCGAGCCCTGGGTCCGCGAACGGGTGCTCGCCGGTGACCGGATCATGGGCTTCGGGCACCCGGTGTACCGCACCGAGGACCCTCGCTCGCGGATGCTGCGCGGGATCGCGCAGCGCTTCGGCGGTCCGCTCGTGGAATTCGCCGTCGAGGTGGAGAGGCAGGTCGAGGCGATCCTGGCCGAACTGAAGCCACACCGCGAACTGCACACCAACGTCGAGTTCTACGCCGGCGTGGTCATGGAGCAGTGCGGGCTGCCGCGAGAGATGTTCACGCCGACCTTCGCGGTCGCTCGGGTCGTCGGCTGGGCCGCGAACATCCTGGAGCAGGCCGCCGACACCAAGATCATCCGGCCGGCCGCCCGCTACGTCGGCCCGCCGCCCCCGGCGCGTCTGCCATGA
- a CDS encoding citrate synthase: MAEGRRLTTRQVAVRLGVKPATVYAYVSRGLLASRRGPGGRASTFDADEVERLAQRGRGRSADDGDGAGRGATRLRPAAAASGPTYSGITLVEPERHYYRGVDALTLADGYRFEEVAWWLWTGTMSREARFTPPPEAVVAARRSGDALPPQSGLVDRLRVASVAAAATDPLRFDLAPRTVAGIARGLVATFVDALPPRTATAGKDPAAILAERMWPRLTARPASQAATELLDAALVLLADHGLAASSVTARVAASARAHPYAVVSAGLGALEGPLHGAASGLAHRMIVDVLEHGADAVVAEHLRAGRRLPGLGHRLYPGEDPRATLLFDRLAGLPGAQRALAAAREVVDTTARRLPLHANVDLALATLSVAADMPPDAGETIFAIARTAGWIAHALEEYDEPPLRVRVTGRYEGPPPPQPLP, from the coding sequence ATGGCCGAGGGACGTCGGCTCACCACCCGGCAGGTCGCCGTCCGGCTCGGTGTGAAGCCGGCGACGGTGTACGCCTACGTCAGCCGCGGGCTGCTCGCCAGCCGTCGCGGACCCGGCGGCCGAGCCAGCACCTTCGACGCGGACGAGGTCGAACGGCTGGCCCAGCGCGGCCGTGGGCGCTCCGCCGACGACGGTGACGGTGCGGGCCGCGGGGCCACGCGGCTACGGCCCGCCGCGGCCGCCTCCGGGCCCACGTACAGCGGCATCACGCTCGTCGAACCGGAGCGGCACTACTACCGCGGCGTCGACGCGCTGACCCTCGCCGACGGCTACCGGTTCGAAGAGGTCGCCTGGTGGCTGTGGACGGGCACCATGAGCCGCGAGGCGCGCTTCACCCCGCCGCCAGAGGCGGTGGTGGCGGCCCGGCGATCCGGCGACGCGCTGCCGCCGCAGAGCGGGCTGGTCGACCGGCTGCGGGTGGCGTCGGTGGCCGCGGCGGCCACCGATCCGCTGCGCTTCGACCTCGCCCCGCGCACGGTGGCCGGAATCGCCCGCGGCCTGGTGGCGACGTTCGTCGACGCCCTGCCACCGCGCACCGCCACCGCCGGCAAGGACCCCGCCGCGATTCTGGCCGAGCGGATGTGGCCCCGGCTCACCGCCCGGCCGGCCAGCCAGGCCGCCACCGAGCTGCTGGACGCCGCGCTGGTGCTGCTCGCCGATCACGGACTGGCCGCGTCCAGCGTCACCGCGCGGGTGGCGGCGTCGGCGCGGGCCCACCCGTACGCCGTCGTGTCGGCGGGGCTGGGCGCACTGGAAGGACCCTTGCACGGTGCGGCCAGTGGACTGGCGCACCGGATGATCGTCGACGTGCTGGAGCACGGCGCCGACGCCGTCGTCGCCGAGCACCTGCGGGCGGGCCGGCGGCTGCCCGGGCTGGGTCACCGGCTCTACCCGGGCGAGGACCCGCGCGCCACACTGCTGTTCGACCGGCTCGCCGGCCTCCCCGGCGCGCAGCGTGCGCTCGCGGCGGCCCGGGAGGTCGTGGACACGACCGCCCGGCGCTTGCCGCTGCACGCGAATGTCGACCTGGCCCTGGCCACGCTGTCCGTGGCCGCGGACATGCCGCCGGACGCCGGGGAGACGATCTTCGCGATCGCCCGGACCGCCGGCTGGATCGCGCACGCCCTGGAGGAGTACGACGAGCCACCCCTGCGGGTACGTGTCACCGGCCGCTACGAAGGTCCGCCGCCACCCCAGCCGCTGCCGTGA